AGTCGATGTCGAGTGTTCCGGTGCCGGAGTTGAACGCGGTATCCGTCGTCGCCGCCGGTGACGGTTCAGGCGGCACGGCGGCGACCAAGCCACCCGCGAGCAGGGCAACTGCCGCGATACGTAGTGGCGTACCGAACTTCATCTACGCGATCCTTTCGAAATTACCCGCCCGGCGCCGTGATCTGGTCACCGACCGATCAGAACCGGGGTGGTTTCAGGCTGTTGTGCCTGGTGGCAGTCGCGGGGACAGCACCAGTCGGCGGGACCGGTGCCGGCGGCTTGCGCCACCGGCACCGGTCCCGCCGACGTGGGTTGCGAGACCCGTGGAGATCAGAGAATCGTGAGGGTGAACTTCTCCCAGGTGCTGATCGTGTCGCGATTGGCGATCAGCGGGTCGGCTCCGTAGTTCTCGGCGCTCACGTACCTGCCGTTCACCTTGGCTCGCAGGCTCACCGTGTTGTCCGAGTTCCTGACCAACGTGAACGTCTCCCACCCGCCGACCGCCGCCCGGTTCGCGATCAACGGTTTCGCGCCAGCCTCCGCCGCGCTCACGTACATGTTGTTGATCTTCGCGCGCAAGGCGACGTTACCGCCACCCAGATCAACCAGCTCGAACGGTTCCCAGACGCCGATCGCGGCGGCGCCCGCGATCAGGTTGCCGGCACCGGCGCTCGACGCGCTGACGTACTTGTTGTTGATCACCGCTCGCAGTGCGATCGGGCCGGTCGGCAGTGGGTTTCCGCCGACAGGCGGGTTTTCCCCGGCAGGCGGATTCTGCGTGAGGGCCTGCCAGAAGTTGATGTTCAGCGGGCCGCCCAGGAACTCGAGTCGGACGGTGTGGTGCTTCCCGGCGACGAGGGAGAAGGCCCCCGCGTCGATCGTCTGGTAGTTCTGCCAGCCGCCGGTGTTCGGTACGGAGACGGCCGGTCCGGCGACGCCGTCGATGACGAAGCGGAGCTTGGCGTCCGTGTTCGGGGTGGAGACCCGGGCCTTCAACGTGACCGCGTTCTGGAGCGGGATCTCCTGCCACTGCAACCACTCGCCGTTGCTGGTCGAGCCGACGTTCCAACCGCCACCGGTGTCGAGCGATGCCTGGACGTCGAGGTCACCGGCGCGGTACACACCGTACGCATTGCTCGGCGTGCTGTCGCTGTAGCTGTCGGCGGTCTCCGCCTCGACCCGCATGTCGGTCGGGAACGGGTTCCTGGAATAGCGACGCAGGACGTTCAGCATCTGATTGGGATAGTCGACCCGCCGCTCCGCGTACGTCCCGGCGGCCATCCGCCAGACTGCCGCGTTCTCTTCCCAGTCGGTGAAGCCCTCAACGAGGGTTGCCGCCGCACCGCTGTTCACGGTGGTGTTCAGGTTGTTGGCGAACGCCTGGCCATGGTTGGGGTCGATCACCATGTTGGTGGTGTCTCGCACGACGTAGAAGCCGGGCACGGCCACGCCGTAGCTCCGGCCGTTGAAGGTGATGAGCGAACGCCCGCCATTGGGCATGTTGAACCAGGCGTTCGAGCCGTTCGCGACGGTGCTGACCGCCGGGTCCCGCTCCATCCAGGTGCGGTCGAGGTTGAAGAACGGGTCTACCCCGAACTCAGCCTTTGCCCGGTCACGGACGTGCTGCAACATCCTCGCCGAGTTGCCGTCGCCCTGATTGACGAAGAAGCTGTCGCTCAGCGACCACTCGTAGACCACCGGCCTTCCGTCAATCTTGAAGCGCAGGTTGTCCGGTACGCCGGTGAAGAAGGCACGCAGATTGTTGTCCCAGATGTACTTGTAACCGCCCTCGCCGGTGCCGTCCGCGTCGGCGATGTCGAAGGGCGGGTCGTAGCCACCGCGCTTGTGCACGGCCAGGTTCTTCTTGTCGGTCATCGAAGCCGGAGTGTCGTCGAACGCGGCGATCTTGAGCCGGTCGGCGACGCCCCGACGGTTGATCGCGTCGACGAGCTCGGTCAGCAACCGAGGGTCGCCGCCGCCGTTCGGCACCGCGCTTCCTGGGGCGTACCCGCGCAGGACGGGGGCGACGAAGTCGACGCCAGAGGTCACCAGTTCCTCGACGTAGTTGTCCCAGAACTTCGCTCGGTCGCCGCTGGTGACCAGGTACATCGGCAGGTTGAAGATCGTGCTCCCGTTGCCCGGGTAGGAGCCGTTGAGGGTGCCACCACTCAAACCGAACGTCACGCCACCCGGCCCGGTCGCGGTGGCCGTACGACCGGGGAGGCTGGTGCCGCCGGTGACAACCACCGGAGTGTCGGCCGCGGTGGCGGCCGTCGCGGTCGCGCCCAGGGTGCCGGCGGGAAAGATCATGGCGAGACCCAGCATGAGCGCGGCTCGACGGAAATTCCTGTGACTGGGTCGTCCAGGCCCATCTGACATACGTGCTTCCTTTTCTTGCTACTGCGGTCAGCCGGACGCTGATCAGCGATGCCGCTGACAGACCCGACGTCAGCGGAAGTTGCCTCGCTGACGTCGGTGGCCGGTGCACGGCGGACAGGGATCGCTGCCGGAATCGGGTTCCGACGGGCGGAAAGGTCCCTGATGATTACAAGACGTGTCCGGGTCGCGTCCCTCCGGAATAAGCTCTGATACCTCACCGAACCTGAATGGATTGCGCGATCAGGACACACGGTTGACGGCCGTGCCGGTGTATTGGTTCAAAGGTTTCTTGTAACCGATGGTGGGTGGCCTCGCCACGCAGCTCGTGCGGGGCGGGCGGCAAGGTCGTGTTGACTCCGCAGCGAGCAGCGAGCAGCGGGCAGCGAGCAGCGGGCAGCGGGATCGGCGGACGGTGGACGTCAGAGCGCGGCGGCGCCGGCCTCGGCGACGGTCTGGTCCTGGTTGTCGTCACCGCCGCTGACGCCGATCCCGCCGATCACCTTGCCGTCGCGGAGCAGCGGGATACCGCCCGCGAAGATGACCACCCGGCCGCCGTTCGTGGTGTGGATGCCGAAGAACGGTTGCCCCGGTTGTGCGTTGCCGGCCAGGTCCTTGGTCGCGATGTCGAACGCCCGTGCGGTCCACGCCTTGTTGACGCTGATGTCGATACTGCCGATCCAGGCGCCGTCCATTCGGACCTGGGCGAGCAGGTTGCCCCCGTGGTCCACCACCGCGATGTTCTCCGGTTGGCCGATCTCGTTGGCGCGTGCCTCGGCGGCGGCGATCAACCGACGCGCGTCGGCGAGTGTCAGAGCGGACATGTGCACCCCTCGATGTTGATGGCATCCACCGCCGGTTCAGGCGGCCGGCTTCAGTACGACCTTGGAATAGCCGTCCTCGCGACGATCGAACCGGGCGTACGCGTCCGGCGCCTCCTCCAGTGACAGCCGCTTGCTCACCACGAAGCCCGGCTTCGCCCGCCCGGCGATGATCAGGTCCCGCAACTGCTGGTTGTACGCCTTCACGTTGGCCTGCCCGGTCCCCATCCGTTGGCCCTTCTCGAAGAACTTGCCGGCCTTGAAGAGCAGTTCGCCGTGGCGTGAGTGCTCGTCGGGTGCGCCCGGATCCGACGGCAGGTAGAGCCCGACCACCCCGATCCGGCCGGTCGCCCGGACGATCTCCACCAGGCTGTTCAGCACCAGGGCGGGCTGTTCCTCCCCGCCGGTCCCGTGGGCCTGGTAGCCCACCGCGTCGACGCCCTTGTCGGTGCCGTCGCCGTTGGTCTGGTCCAGGATCTGCATCACCGGATCGCCCTTGCTGAAGTCGATCGGGATCGCCCCGATCGACTCCGCCAGCCGCAGCCGCCCCGGCACCCGGTCGACCACGAAGACCTTGGCCGCGCCGATGAGCATCGCGGAGTACGCGGCCATCAGGCCGACCGGCCCGCCGCCCATCACCGCCACGGACTCGCCCGGTCGCACGTCGGCGAGGGCGGTGCCGTGGTAGCCGGTGGGGAAGATGTCGGCGAGCATGGCGAAGTCGTCCTCAAGCTCGTCACCCGGGGGCAGCGCGAGGCAGTTGAAGTCGGCGAACGGTACGCGCAGGTACTCCGCCTGCCCACCTCGGTACGGCCCCATCGCGGCGTAGCCGTAAGCGCCACCGGCGAAGTTCGGGTTGACCGTCAGGCAGAACCCGGTGTTGCCGGCGAAGCAGTTCTTGCAGAACCCGCAGGCCACGTTGAACGGGATCGAGAC
The Micromonospora pisi DNA segment above includes these coding regions:
- a CDS encoding glutathione-independent formaldehyde dehydrogenase, whose translation is MRAVVYHGANNVTVENVEDPRIEDPNDVILKITSTAICGSDLHMYEGRTKAQPGMVFGHENMGIVTEVGPGVARVRKGDRVSIPFNVACGFCKNCFAGNTGFCLTVNPNFAGGAYGYAAMGPYRGGQAEYLRVPFADFNCLALPPGDELEDDFAMLADIFPTGYHGTALADVRPGESVAVMGGGPVGLMAAYSAMLIGAAKVFVVDRVPGRLRLAESIGAIPIDFSKGDPVMQILDQTNGDGTDKGVDAVGYQAHGTGGEEQPALVLNSLVEIVRATGRIGVVGLYLPSDPGAPDEHSRHGELLFKAGKFFEKGQRMGTGQANVKAYNQQLRDLIIAGRAKPGFVVSKRLSLEEAPDAYARFDRREDGYSKVVLKPAA
- a CDS encoding DUF5010 domain-containing protein: MIFPAGTLGATATAATAADTPVVVTGGTSLPGRTATATGPGGVTFGLSGGTLNGSYPGNGSTIFNLPMYLVTSGDRAKFWDNYVEELVTSGVDFVAPVLRGYAPGSAVPNGGGDPRLLTELVDAINRRGVADRLKIAAFDDTPASMTDKKNLAVHKRGGYDPPFDIADADGTGEGGYKYIWDNNLRAFFTGVPDNLRFKIDGRPVVYEWSLSDSFFVNQGDGNSARMLQHVRDRAKAEFGVDPFFNLDRTWMERDPAVSTVANGSNAWFNMPNGGRSLITFNGRSYGVAVPGFYVVRDTTNMVIDPNHGQAFANNLNTTVNSGAAATLVEGFTDWEENAAVWRMAAGTYAERRVDYPNQMLNVLRRYSRNPFPTDMRVEAETADSYSDSTPSNAYGVYRAGDLDVQASLDTGGGWNVGSTSNGEWLQWQEIPLQNAVTLKARVSTPNTDAKLRFVIDGVAGPAVSVPNTGGWQNYQTIDAGAFSLVAGKHHTVRLEFLGGPLNINFWQALTQNPPAGENPPVGGNPLPTGPIALRAVINNKYVSASSAGAGNLIAGAAAIGVWEPFELVDLGGGNVALRAKINNMYVSAAEAGAKPLIANRAAVGGWETFTLVRNSDNTVSLRAKVNGRYVSAENYGADPLIANRDTISTWEKFTLTIL
- a CDS encoding GlcG/HbpS family heme-binding protein, translated to MSALTLADARRLIAAAEARANEIGQPENIAVVDHGGNLLAQVRMDGAWIGSIDISVNKAWTARAFDIATKDLAGNAQPGQPFFGIHTTNGGRVVIFAGGIPLLRDGKVIGGIGVSGGDDNQDQTVAEAGAAAL